The following are from one region of the Paenibacillus sp. genome:
- a CDS encoding histidine kinase N-terminal 7TM domain-containing diguanylate cyclase, protein MAAELAIYAMALSAGGVLSLALCGYAAFRFRRAPGGAYYILGTLMAALFNFAYLLELTSATLDQIKFWLRVEYVPLSFLPVFMLLMCFEYVGKRTSRFTRAILFFIPLTIIFMQATNDVHHLYYTSVELRADVPFPIVQLEYGPYFYVHSASLYGSILACVLLLASHARKVRGPIRMQVLAMGAGLIVPVLASFVYLLGESPYGVDLGPVFISVSYVFHCIALFRYRMFNVAPIARDFVFERMEEGVVVLDANEVVIDFNQAASDIIPALARGNAGRPISSVILEGSRLADIVLRREGGDYEQKRGETTSHYRIRFTTVQTRRQQRSVTIITFVNITERVRMERRLQQVASEDALTKLSNRGAVLEQSSAAAKRLAQTGGKLSVIMFDIDRFKQINDTYGHEAGDTALKHVADAVRATIRASDIAGRYGGDEFVVFLPDTAAAEARELADRLRRNVAERDVTANGGTFRIRSSFGIASASIGKGGDSQALQTLMRQADQALYSAKAAGRNQVQMHAAADAQGHPGGSSAV, encoded by the coding sequence ATGGCTGCAGAATTGGCGATTTACGCAATGGCGCTGTCCGCAGGCGGGGTGTTAAGTCTCGCGTTATGCGGCTATGCCGCGTTCCGGTTTCGGCGAGCGCCCGGCGGAGCGTACTACATCCTCGGCACCCTCATGGCGGCGCTGTTCAACTTCGCCTATTTGTTGGAGTTGACGAGCGCCACGTTAGATCAGATCAAGTTTTGGCTGCGCGTGGAATATGTCCCTCTTTCGTTCCTACCCGTGTTTATGCTGCTGATGTGCTTCGAGTACGTCGGCAAACGTACAAGTCGGTTTACTCGCGCGATCCTCTTTTTCATCCCGCTCACGATTATTTTCATGCAGGCGACGAACGACGTTCATCATTTGTATTACACCTCCGTCGAGCTTCGCGCCGACGTTCCGTTCCCGATCGTACAACTGGAATACGGCCCTTATTTTTACGTCCACTCCGCGTCCTTGTACGGCTCCATTTTGGCCTGCGTGCTGCTGCTCGCCTCGCATGCGCGCAAGGTTAGAGGACCGATTCGCATGCAGGTGCTCGCGATGGGCGCCGGCTTGATCGTTCCCGTGCTGGCCAGCTTCGTGTACTTGCTCGGCGAAAGCCCGTACGGCGTCGATCTGGGCCCGGTGTTCATCAGCGTGTCGTACGTGTTCCACTGCATCGCGCTGTTCCGGTACCGCATGTTCAACGTGGCGCCGATCGCGAGAGACTTCGTGTTCGAGCGCATGGAGGAAGGGGTCGTCGTGCTGGACGCGAACGAGGTCGTCATCGACTTCAACCAAGCCGCTTCGGACATTATTCCGGCTTTGGCGCGAGGGAATGCCGGCCGGCCGATCTCCAGCGTAATTCTCGAAGGCAGCCGTCTCGCCGACATCGTTCTTCGCAGGGAAGGCGGGGATTACGAACAAAAACGGGGAGAGACGACGAGCCATTACCGGATCCGTTTCACGACGGTGCAAACCCGAAGGCAGCAGCGGTCCGTCACGATTATCACCTTCGTGAACATCACGGAACGCGTTCGGATGGAGCGGCGGCTGCAGCAAGTCGCCAGCGAAGACGCATTGACGAAGCTGAGCAACCGCGGGGCCGTGTTGGAACAGTCGAGCGCCGCGGCGAAGCGGCTGGCGCAAACCGGCGGCAAGCTGTCCGTCATCATGTTCGATATCGATCGGTTCAAGCAAATTAACGATACGTACGGGCACGAAGCGGGGGATACGGCGCTCAAGCACGTGGCGGACGCGGTCCGGGCGACGATCCGCGCTTCGGATATCGCCGGCCGGTACGGCGGGGACGAATTCGTCGTGTTCCTGCCGGACACGGCGGCGGCGGAAGCGCGCGAGCTGGCGGATCGGCTGCGGCGGAACGTGGCGGAGCGGGACGTGACCGCGAACGGAGGGACGTTCCGCATTCGCTCCAGCTTCGGCATCGCGAGCGCCTCCATCGGGAAGGGCGGCGATTCGCAGGCGCTGCAGACGCTGATGCGGCAGGCGGATCAGGCGCTGTATTCGGCCAAAGCGGCGGGGAGAAACCAGGTGCAGATGCATGCGGCGGCCGACGCTCAAGGGCATCCGGGCGGATCGTCCGCGGTGTAA